The sequence below is a genomic window from Nocardia fluminea.
AGCGCTCGAGATGCACGTGATCGGGCCATACGACCGGGCGGATCACGTCGATGACGGTGCGGCGCACGATCCAGGTGGGGTCGGTGAGGTGCAGCGCCGTCTGATTGAGTTCGTCCCAGGCGATATCGGACAGGTAGCGCGCTACGGCGTCGAGGCGCAGTCGCCGATAAGGATCCACGTCGCCGGCCCGGACGGGCCACGCCGTGGCGAAACCCGTGCCCTCCTCGGGAAGCGGGGCCAGTGGCTGATCGAGTGACACGTGTGCTCCTTGCGCGGCACACGAGTGCGCCGCGACTTCTTGCGTAGTTCTGTAGACGACTTTACGGGTCGCAGATCACACCCTCACGCCGAGTCGGGACTAGCGGTAACAGGTGCGGGTCACCAAGGCCGTAGCGGCGGCGTTGTCCTAAATGACAGACCTGTCCGCGCCCAGGTAGCCTGCTCTAATGGCCGGCGGAGCGATGGCGGGCTCGATGTTCGGGCGCTATGAAATTCGCAGACTTCTCGGAGTCGGCGGTATGGGGGAGGTCTACGAGGCATACGACACTTCGAAGAATCGTGTCGTCGCCCTCAAGATGCTCAACCGTGAACTCGCCGGTGACCCCACCTTCGTGCAGCGTTTCCGCCGCGAATCGCACGCCATGGCGAGCGTGCAGGAACCGCACGTCATACCGGTGCACGACTGGGGCGAGGTCGACGGTGTGCTCTATATCGACATGCGCCTGGTCAAGGGGGTCGATCTCAAGGAGCGTCTGCAGCAGTACGGCAGGCTCACGCCCGTCGAAGCGGTGCAGGTGGTCGAGCAGATCGCGTTCGCGCTCGATGCCGCGCACGAGGTCGGCCTGGTCCATCGGGACGTGAAACCGGCCAACATCCTGCTCACCGGCAATCTGTTCGCCTACCTGGTCGACTTCGGCATCGCGCACGCCGCCACCGACCCGCAGCTCACCAGCGCGGGCAGCGCGGTGGGCTCGATGGCCTATATGGCGCCGGAGCGGTTCGAGAGTGTGCCGATGTCGCCGTCGGTGGACACCTACGCGCTCACCTGTGTTCTCTACGAGTGCCTGGTCGGCCGGGTGCCGTTCCCGGTGAACAGCCTCGCGGGCGCGATCGGCTCACATCAGATGGCGCCCGCCCCCCGGCCCAGCGCCGCCGACTCCTCGCTGGCCACCTTCGACGCGGTCATCGAGCGGGGCATGGCCAAGCGCCCCGACCAGCGTTACGCGACCCCGGTCGACCTGGCCCGTGCTGCCAAAGCCGCTTTGATCCAGGCCGAACGCTCGACTCCCGCAACGGTATCCGGCCCGCGCATCGAGATCACCGGCCCGCAGACACCGCCGCACCGGCCGGACGATCCTGGCGCCCCGCCGACAACCCGTGGCTCGGCCGTCGTCCCCGCCGACTCGCCATCGGCTCGTGACTCTGCGGCCCTGTCGCCCGACTCGCACTCGCCCCCTACCCGGGATTCGGCGGCCTTCTCACCTGACGCGCACTCGCCCCCGACTCGGGATTCCGCGGCCCTGTCGCCCGACTCGCGTTCACCCGCTACCCGAAATTCCGCCGCGCTGTCCCGTGATTCGCAGTCGCCCCCGACGGTCCACGGCTCGGCGGCCTATTCCGCCGACTCGCTGTCGCCGCCGACCGCCAAGGGCCCGTTGCCCCAGTCGCCACGGCCGGCGACCGGCGCCCCGACCACTCGGGTCACTGGCCCGCAAGCCGCCGGACCGTATGCGACGCGCCGCGTGACCGGTCCGCAGTCCGCCGAACCGCAGCCGACGCGCCGCGTGACCGGACCCCAACCCGCGGGCGCGTATCCGGCGGCGGGGTACGAGGCCACGGTCCTGCGCGCGTCACCCGCGGTGACCGGTCCCGGCCGGGGGAGCTATACCCATCCGTCGGCGCCGCTACCGATTCCCCCGCAACGCAATTCGGCGACGCCGGTGCTGGCCGGTGCGCTGGGTTCGCTGATCGTGTTGGCGGCGGTCGGTATCGGGGTGTGGTTCATGATGACCGTCGACGACCGCCGCGATGTGGCCGTCCCGCCACCGCCCGCCTCCGGCGTCGTGGATCCGTCCGTGATCGAGACGGTGAGCCAGACGGTCCCCACGACAGCGCCGTGGCCGACGATGACCACCGTCCCCCCACTGCAATCGACCGTCTCCGGCGCCGACGGCCAGGGCTTCCTGTCAGCGGGTCCGCGGTGCAACGACAACGACGCCGCGATGTCCATCGCGCGCACCACCAGATCGCGTGTCGTCATCTGTCACACCGGCGACCAGCGGTACTACTACAAGGGTGTACGAGCCAGCGACGGCGCCGGGATCGAACTCGACGATCCGGTACCCAACGGCGACGGCGCGTACACCGTGACCAATCCGGTCGACGGCACCCAGTACCAGCTCAATTCCTCCGGTCTGACGATCATCAAGGCCGGTTCGGTGCTCGCCAGCGAGCCGGTGACCGAGTTCGCCCATCGTTGATCCCGCCGCCGGGTTATGTTCGCGGGTGAATGTCATCGAGAGAGGTGTCGAAAATGCGCGCAGCCCAGGTCGGCAAGTTGGACGGACCGTCGGCGATCGAGATCGTCGATCTGCCCGAGCCGGTGGCCTATCCGGGCGGTGTACTGATCGACGTGCACGCCGCGGGCATCGCCTTTCCCGATGTGCTGATGACGCGCGGGCTCTACCAGATGAAGCCGGGCCTGCCGTTCGTCGTCGGCGGCGAGGTGGCCGGGGTGGTGCGCGAGGCGCCGGAGGGTTCGTCGCTGCGCCCCGGTGACCGGGTCGCCGCGCTGACCATGCTCGGCAACGGTGTCGCCGAGGTGGCGGTCTCGCCGGAACACGCCGTGTTCGCCCTGCCGGACAACATCTCGCTCGAAGCGGGCGCGGGCGTGCTGTTCAACGACCTCACCGTGCACTTCTGCCTGACCCAGCGCGGCAGGCTCGCCGAGGGCGAGACGGTGCTGGTGCACGGCGCGGCGGGTGGCGTGGGTACCTCCACGCTGCGGATGGCCAAGGCCCTCGGCGCGGGCCGGGTGATCGCGGTGGTGAGCACCGAGTCCAAAGCCCAGGTGGCCAAGGCCAACGGCGCCACCGACGTGGTGCTGGCCGAAGGCTGGCTCGCCGCGGTGAAAGAACTGACCGAGGGTCGCGGTGTGGACATCGTCCTCGACCCGGTCGGTGGCGACCGCTTCACCGACAGCGTCCGGTCCCTGGCGGGCGGCGGCCGGCTGCTGGTCGTCGGTTTCACCGCGGGGGAGATCCCGACGGTGAAGGTGAACCGTCTGCTGCTCAAGAACGTCGAGGTCGTCGGCGCGGCCTGGGGCGAATGGGTGATGAGCCACCCCACCTACCTGGCCGAACAGTGGGCCGAGATCGCGCCGCTGCTGGCCTCCGGTGCGATCGCCGCTCCCGACCCGGTGCTGTACCCGCTCGACAAGACCGCGGAAGCCGTTGCGGCACTGGACAACCGGACCGCCACCGGCAAGGTGGTCGTGCGGCTGCGCTGACCGCGTCGACTGTCACCGGTCGGCGGTAGTGTCGGCGGATCATCTCGGGTCGACGAAGGAAACCGAATGCGGCTGTCGAACAGAACGCTCAACCGGACGTTGCTGGCCCGGCAGCATCTGCTGGAGCGCTCGACGCTGACCACCCACCAGATGTGTGAGCACCTGGTCGGCTTGCAGGCCCAGGACGTACCGCCGCCGTTCATCGGATTGTGGAGCCGGATAGCCGATTTCGATCCGGCGACGGTATCGAAGGGTCTCGATGACCGGTCGCTGGTGCGGATCACCTTGATGCGCGGCACGATTCATCTCGTCACGCCGATCGACGCGTTGCGGATCGCGCCGCACATTCAGCCCGAGCTCGAGAAGGCCCCGTTCCGGAAGGGTTTCAACTACGGCGCGATGGTCGGGCTCGACCCCGACGAGGTGCGCGCGCACGGCGAGGCGGCGCTCGGTGACGAGCCGAAGCCGGCTGCCGACCTGCGCGCCGAAGCCGCCCGCCGCTACCCCGACCGCGACGCCGGGGCGGTCCTGCAGACGTGGCTGTACCAGCTCCCGGTCCTGCAAACACCGCCGCGCGGCCGCTGGGGCGACAACAGCCGCCCGGTCTGGTCGCGCGTTCAGCCCTGGCTGGGCGCACCATTGGACCCGACCTACCCGGTGTCGGAGCTGATCCTGCGCTACCTGCGCGCTTT
It includes:
- a CDS encoding NADPH:quinone oxidoreductase family protein — protein: MRAAQVGKLDGPSAIEIVDLPEPVAYPGGVLIDVHAAGIAFPDVLMTRGLYQMKPGLPFVVGGEVAGVVREAPEGSSLRPGDRVAALTMLGNGVAEVAVSPEHAVFALPDNISLEAGAGVLFNDLTVHFCLTQRGRLAEGETVLVHGAAGGVGTSTLRMAKALGAGRVIAVVSTESKAQVAKANGATDVVLAEGWLAAVKELTEGRGVDIVLDPVGGDRFTDSVRSLAGGGRLLVVGFTAGEIPTVKVNRLLLKNVEVVGAAWGEWVMSHPTYLAEQWAEIAPLLASGAIAAPDPVLYPLDKTAEAVAALDNRTATGKVVVRLR
- a CDS encoding serine/threonine-protein kinase, producing MAGGAMAGSMFGRYEIRRLLGVGGMGEVYEAYDTSKNRVVALKMLNRELAGDPTFVQRFRRESHAMASVQEPHVIPVHDWGEVDGVLYIDMRLVKGVDLKERLQQYGRLTPVEAVQVVEQIAFALDAAHEVGLVHRDVKPANILLTGNLFAYLVDFGIAHAATDPQLTSAGSAVGSMAYMAPERFESVPMSPSVDTYALTCVLYECLVGRVPFPVNSLAGAIGSHQMAPAPRPSAADSSLATFDAVIERGMAKRPDQRYATPVDLARAAKAALIQAERSTPATVSGPRIEITGPQTPPHRPDDPGAPPTTRGSAVVPADSPSARDSAALSPDSHSPPTRDSAAFSPDAHSPPTRDSAALSPDSRSPATRNSAALSRDSQSPPTVHGSAAYSADSLSPPTAKGPLPQSPRPATGAPTTRVTGPQAAGPYATRRVTGPQSAEPQPTRRVTGPQPAGAYPAAGYEATVLRASPAVTGPGRGSYTHPSAPLPIPPQRNSATPVLAGALGSLIVLAAVGIGVWFMMTVDDRRDVAVPPPPASGVVDPSVIETVSQTVPTTAPWPTMTTVPPLQSTVSGADGQGFLSAGPRCNDNDAAMSIARTTRSRVVICHTGDQRYYYKGVRASDGAGIELDDPVPNGDGAYTVTNPVDGTQYQLNSSGLTIIKAGSVLASEPVTEFAHR
- a CDS encoding winged helix DNA-binding domain-containing protein gives rise to the protein MRLSNRTLNRTLLARQHLLERSTLTTHQMCEHLVGLQAQDVPPPFIGLWSRIADFDPATVSKGLDDRSLVRITLMRGTIHLVTPIDALRIAPHIQPELEKAPFRKGFNYGAMVGLDPDEVRAHGEAALGDEPKPAADLRAEAARRYPDRDAGAVLQTWLYQLPVLQTPPRGRWGDNSRPVWSRVQPWLGAPLDPTYPVSELILRYLRAFGPASTMDMQAWSRLPAMKKAVAELGDRVRTYTDARGRTLYDAADLELADPDLPAPVRLLGWYDNALLSHQDRARITGDDNPPTLRAFATNVSPILIDGFAAGVYKVFVKAGTARLRISPARPWTKTEAAQVEAEASALLAFLEAESEPVVEILEPGADLRP